In the Clostridium sporogenes genome, one interval contains:
- a CDS encoding calcium-translocating P-type ATPase, SERCA-type, translating to MNESKIDLYSGLTTREAQKRIKKYGPNVLKKKKKISPFKIFLEQFNDFIIWVLIAATIISGIMGEKADAITILIIVIMNAILGFVQEFKTEKSLEALNELSSPTAKVIRDSNVKVINAEELVIGDLVILESGDRIPADCILVEDSSFMVDESLLTGESVGVEKNSNFKNNNIYMGTVVLKGRAKAKVVETGMSTEMGKIAEMLDDIEIEKSPLKEKLSYLGKVLVVLCIVICVIVTLTGIWRGQDKYEMFLLGVSLAVAAIPEGLPAIVTVALALGVSRMLKRNALVRKLPAVETLGCTSIICSDKTGTLTENNMTVKKVYYDNKIYNSDTKNVPKNLILKKIFTYCNDFNLDMKEKDINKSVLGDPTETALIKAFFRGKNEIKSFIDKGKRIYDNPFDSDRKMMSVIVRDDSGETCYVKGAPERVIKKCKYILINGEIEELTNKHRYDVEKAIEKMSYEALRCIAGAYKREGLTRSTSLERDLIFVGVAGIIDPPRREVKDAVLKCKMAGIKPIMITGDHRNTAYAIGKELDICKSEKEVLEGEEIDKLNDKELNKKLDTITVFARVSPNHKLRIVKGFKNKNKIVAMTGDGVNDAPAVKEADIGISMGITGTDVTKEASSMILLDDNFATIVASVEEGRVIYDNIRKFIRYLLSCNLGEVLTMFIASLLYLPTPLLPIQILFVNLATDGLPAIALGVDPADTDIMSEKPRPKMEGIFARGLKEKIIIRGSLIGICTVLSFMAGSYYGFTLETCRTLALSTLIMSQLIHVFECRSERHSIFEIKYFTNIYLVGAVAISIAMLISILYIPFMQNVFHTVALNLAQWLIVIFFSGTIAFINSLYLYLKK from the coding sequence ATGAATGAGTCTAAAATAGATTTATATAGTGGACTTACCACTAGAGAAGCACAAAAGCGTATTAAAAAATATGGACCTAATGTTTTAAAGAAGAAGAAAAAAATATCTCCTTTTAAAATATTTTTAGAACAATTTAATGATTTTATTATATGGGTTCTAATAGCTGCTACTATAATATCAGGAATTATGGGAGAAAAAGCAGATGCTATAACTATACTTATTATAGTTATAATGAATGCTATATTAGGATTTGTACAGGAATTTAAGACAGAAAAATCTCTAGAAGCATTAAATGAATTATCTTCTCCCACAGCTAAGGTCATAAGAGATTCTAATGTAAAAGTTATAAATGCAGAGGAGCTTGTTATAGGTGATTTAGTTATTTTAGAAAGTGGAGATAGAATTCCAGCAGATTGCATATTAGTAGAAGATAGCAGTTTTATGGTAGACGAATCTCTTTTAACTGGTGAATCTGTGGGTGTAGAGAAAAATAGTAATTTTAAAAATAATAATATTTATATGGGTACTGTTGTTTTAAAAGGAAGAGCTAAAGCAAAGGTTGTAGAAACAGGTATGAGCACAGAAATGGGAAAGATAGCCGAAATGCTAGATGATATAGAAATAGAGAAATCACCACTAAAAGAAAAACTATCTTATTTGGGAAAAGTTTTAGTAGTTCTATGTATCGTAATATGTGTTATTGTAACTTTAACAGGTATATGGAGGGGACAAGATAAATATGAAATGTTTCTTTTAGGAGTGAGCTTAGCAGTAGCTGCTATTCCAGAAGGTCTTCCTGCTATAGTAACAGTAGCTCTAGCTTTAGGTGTATCAAGAATGCTTAAAAGAAATGCTTTGGTTAGAAAGCTACCTGCTGTAGAAACTTTAGGTTGTACATCCATTATATGTTCAGACAAGACTGGTACTTTAACAGAAAATAATATGACTGTGAAGAAAGTGTATTATGATAATAAAATTTATAATTCAGATACTAAAAATGTTCCAAAGAATTTAATATTAAAAAAAATTTTTACTTATTGTAATGATTTTAATTTAGACATGAAAGAAAAAGACATAAACAAAAGTGTGTTAGGAGATCCTACAGAGACGGCTCTTATTAAAGCTTTTTTTAGAGGGAAAAATGAAATAAAAAGTTTTATAGACAAAGGGAAAAGAATCTATGATAATCCATTTGATTCTGATAGAAAAATGATGTCTGTTATAGTAAGAGATGATAGTGGTGAAACCTGTTATGTAAAAGGAGCTCCTGAAAGAGTTATAAAAAAATGCAAATATATTTTAATTAATGGAGAAATAGAAGAATTAACAAATAAACATAGATATGATGTAGAGAAAGCTATAGAAAAAATGTCCTATGAGGCATTACGTTGTATAGCAGGAGCTTATAAAAGAGAAGGGCTTACAAGAAGTACATCTTTGGAAAGAGACTTAATATTTGTAGGTGTAGCAGGTATAATAGATCCGCCAAGAAGAGAAGTTAAAGATGCAGTATTAAAATGTAAAATGGCAGGAATAAAACCTATAATGATAACTGGTGACCATAGAAATACTGCCTATGCAATAGGAAAAGAATTGGATATTTGTAAAAGTGAAAAAGAGGTTTTAGAAGGAGAGGAAATAGATAAATTAAATGATAAAGAATTAAATAAAAAGTTAGATACCATTACAGTATTTGCAAGAGTTAGTCCTAATCATAAATTGAGAATAGTAAAAGGATTTAAAAATAAAAATAAGATTGTAGCTATGACAGGAGATGGAGTAAATGATGCTCCAGCAGTTAAAGAGGCAGATATAGGTATATCTATGGGTATAACTGGTACTGATGTAACAAAAGAGGCATCTTCCATGATCTTATTAGATGACAATTTTGCAACTATAGTAGCTTCAGTAGAAGAAGGAAGAGTTATATATGATAATATAAGAAAGTTTATAAGATATTTGCTTTCTTGTAATTTAGGAGAAGTTCTAACTATGTTTATAGCGTCACTTTTGTATTTACCAACACCCCTTCTTCCAATACAAATATTATTTGTAAATTTAGCTACAGATGGACTTCCCGCTATAGCTTTAGGGGTAGATCCTGCTGATACAGATATAATGAGTGAAAAACCTAGACCTAAAATGGAAGGAATATTTGCAAGAGGATTAAAAGAAAAAATAATTATAAGAGGTTCTTTAATTGGTATTTGTACTGTACTTTCTTTTATGGCAGGTTCTTACTATGGATTTACTTTAGAGACTTGTAGAACTCTAGCTTTAAGTACACTTATAATGTCTCAACTTATACATGTTTTTGAATGTAGATCTGAAAGACATTCTATATTTGAGATTAAATATTTTACTAATATATATTTAGTAGGAGCAGTAGCAATATCTATAGCCATGCTTATAAGTATTTTATATATACCTTTTATGCAAAATGTATTCCATACAGTAGCTCTTAATTTAGCTCAATGGCTTATAGTAATTTTTTTCTCTGGAACCATTGCATTTATAAATAGTCTTTATTTATATTTAAAAAAATAA
- a CDS encoding PQQ-dependent sugar dehydrogenase — MKKIIKSLTVICLIGILSFIVTKHYYKNNDNIKLYNDKINCDLKYKGLKGARDFVLDEEGNYYIAFKNKIQFIDVKGKSYDILNKEKLNINSLAYRDKYLYFTSNNELYSYDIEKRKENILINDLPNIGDYNKSLIIIKDNYLYLTIGSSTNSAVVGKDNKWISSSPFFSDVSPHSLTLNGRNFGDKGTGAFSAYGTKAVRGQRVAEHFPGNSSIIVYNLKNKNMETYAWGIRNFKGIDFNSKGKILVSIGGMEFRGDRPVKGDRDYIYEINKGVWYGWPDYSGGDPIDSPRFKGKNNKPIGFVLDNHPSRNPPAPVYQHKTLNSLGTIAVDYNGGIFSKDSIIFYEKNEKTLYSLDNLGIIKKEAAFEKANIESMKVVNKKLIILDNNNGYLYIINKGN, encoded by the coding sequence ATGAAAAAGATTATTAAATCCCTTACGGTTATATGTTTGATAGGGATTTTAAGCTTTATCGTAACTAAGCATTATTATAAAAATAATGATAATATTAAGCTATATAATGATAAAATTAATTGTGATTTGAAATACAAAGGGTTAAAAGGGGCTAGAGATTTTGTTTTAGATGAGGAAGGTAATTATTATATAGCTTTTAAAAATAAAATACAATTCATAGATGTGAAAGGTAAAAGCTATGACATATTAAATAAGGAAAAGTTAAACATAAATAGTTTAGCATATAGAGATAAATATTTATATTTCACTTCCAATAATGAACTTTATTCATATGATATAGAAAAAAGGAAGGAAAATATTTTAATAAATGATTTGCCTAATATAGGAGATTATAATAAAAGCCTTATTATAATAAAAGATAATTATTTATATTTGACCATCGGATCTTCCACTAATTCTGCAGTGGTAGGGAAGGATAATAAATGGATTAGTAGTTCTCCTTTCTTTTCAGATGTATCTCCTCATTCACTTACATTAAATGGAAGGAACTTTGGAGATAAAGGTACAGGGGCATTCAGTGCTTATGGAACCAAGGCAGTAAGAGGACAAAGAGTAGCAGAACACTTTCCAGGTAATTCTAGTATTATAGTATATAATTTAAAAAATAAAAATATGGAAACATATGCTTGGGGAATAAGAAATTTTAAAGGTATAGATTTTAATAGTAAGGGAAAAATTTTAGTTTCTATAGGAGGAATGGAATTTAGAGGAGATAGACCAGTAAAAGGAGATAGAGATTATATATATGAAATAAATAAAGGTGTTTGGTATGGATGGCCTGATTATTCAGGAGGAGATCCTATAGATTCTCCTAGGTTTAAAGGGAAAAATAACAAACCTATAGGTTTTGTGTTAGATAACCATCCTTCAAGAAATCCACCAGCACCAGTGTATCAACATAAAACATTAAATTCATTAGGAACTATTGCAGTAGATTATAATGGAGGTATATTTTCTAAGGATTCTATAATATTTTATGAAAAGAATGAAAAAACCTTATATTCTTTAGATAATTTAGGTATAATAAAAAAAGAGGCAGCTTTTGAAAAAGCTAATATAGAAAGTATGAAGGTTGTTAATAAAAAATTAATTATATTGGATAATAATAATGGATATTTATATATTATAAATAAAGGAAATTAA
- a CDS encoding zinc dependent phospholipase C family protein yields MIKQFEKTYGSALKGVFFAVNPLKKKMLKTNCTVHKYINIKAVDLLKIEGYEKEYEFFKKYIKHINNGVSWADQDFKSSNHFYHVSKGRGLYGFSDALTECKKYYKNSEESFYKGNIEKSLFYLGAACHLIQDATVPQHVNNKLLKSHRKFELWIISKLMTDYSFDAEEGIIKYDEIQDFIVNNAIMANDTYLRNINIKNRDKRYTKIATTIIHEAQRTTAGFLLLFYEEMKIKNKILL; encoded by the coding sequence ATGATAAAACAATTTGAAAAAACTTATGGAAGTGCTTTAAAAGGGGTATTTTTTGCGGTAAATCCTTTAAAAAAGAAAATGCTTAAGACTAATTGCACTGTGCATAAATATATAAATATTAAAGCTGTTGATTTGCTCAAGATAGAAGGATATGAAAAAGAATATGAGTTTTTTAAAAAATATATAAAGCACATAAATAATGGTGTTTCCTGGGCAGATCAGGATTTTAAAAGTTCCAACCATTTTTATCATGTAAGCAAAGGAAGAGGATTATATGGATTTTCTGATGCGTTAACGGAATGTAAAAAATATTATAAAAATTCAGAAGAGAGTTTTTATAAAGGCAATATAGAAAAAAGTTTATTTTATTTAGGTGCAGCTTGTCATTTGATACAGGATGCTACAGTGCCACAACATGTAAATAATAAACTTCTAAAGAGTCATAGAAAATTTGAACTTTGGATAATAAGCAAGCTTATGACAGATTATTCCTTTGATGCAGAAGAAGGAATAATTAAATATGATGAAATACAAGATTTTATAGTAAATAATGCTATAATGGCTAACGATACTTATTTAAGAAATATAAATATAAAAAATAGAGATAAAAGATACACTAAGATAGCCACTACTATAATACATGAGGCCCAAAGGACTACCGCAGGATTTTTATTATTGTTTTATGAAGAGATGAAGATAAAAAATAAGATTCTCCTTTAA
- a CDS encoding class I SAM-dependent methyltransferase: MSIIKEIVINMENEIFRGNLLDVGTDNYGIIYNIYKQYNEDSNLQYIDGAQEKENIKEGYYDNCILLFSFSNIFFKKNRMNLIRDIYLYLKEGGNVYIWDIDKKIKETFNGKIKILLPGEKIKDISIKDLNVLKDSSIDTTVKLLSPYFEIQDLKSSDGVYYIKGTKKINNTKEDEKRKEEINESTISSN; the protein is encoded by the coding sequence GTGAGTATTATAAAAGAGATTGTTATTAATATGGAAAATGAAATTTTTAGGGGTAACTTACTAGATGTGGGCACAGATAATTATGGCATAATATACAATATATATAAACAATATAATGAAGATTCAAACTTACAATATATAGATGGAGCACAGGAAAAGGAAAACATAAAAGAAGGTTATTATGATAACTGCATTTTATTGTTTTCCTTTAGCAATATATTTTTCAAAAAAAATAGGATGAATCTTATACGAGATATATATTTGTATTTAAAAGAAGGAGGAAATGTTTATATTTGGGATATTGATAAAAAAATAAAGGAAACCTTTAATGGAAAAATAAAAATTTTATTGCCAGGAGAAAAGATTAAAGATATATCTATAAAGGATTTGAATGTACTAAAAGATAGCTCTATAGATACAACTGTAAAATTATTAAGTCCTTATTTTGAAATACAAGATTTAAAATCTTCCGATGGAGTGTATTACATAAAAGGGACGAAAAAAATAAATAATACTAAAGAGGATGAAAAAAGGAAGGAAGAAATTAATGAAAGCACTATTAGTAGCAATTAA
- a CDS encoding B12-binding domain-containing radical SAM protein yields the protein MKALLVAINSKYIHSNLAIRYLRASTEDLNYECVLKEFTINDRKENILEKIIIEKADLVAFSCYIWNLEYVEELSNLIKLVSPSTEVIFGGPEVSYDSESFLKKVPGKYVIEGEGEETFREFIQCKIENKSLDKVKGLYIKTLDKIVYTGKRPNISMDSVVFPYKKDEDLKNKIVYYEASRGCPFNCKYCLSSTLHGVRFHDIERVKKEIKFLVDKNVKLIKFVDRTFNCNHKFAMEIWKYIASLDTYATFHFEISADLLTKEELDILSKAKNGRIQFEVGVQTTNNKVLKNINRHVNFQTIREKVEELKKLKNIKQHLDLIAGLPGEDYSSFKNSFNDVYSIEPEEIQLGFLKLLKGSSMRAEAEKWGMIYSPYPPYEILSTKDISYEELLILKKVEEVVDKYYNSGKFNNILKYFMGEFKNPFDFYYRLAMFCSDKGYFDRNISGPQYYKVFLEFNEEFLNENSEFLKEIIKYDYLRFNKRQWLPEFLIRDMDKKIKRNLKDKVLQNGVQVSDNIHIEKFFVDIEGFIKVNIREKKEMYVIFDEKDRENIVFLGN from the coding sequence ATGAAAGCACTATTAGTAGCAATTAACTCTAAATATATACATAGCAATTTAGCTATTAGATATTTAAGAGCCAGTACAGAGGATTTAAATTATGAATGTGTATTGAAAGAATTTACTATAAATGACAGAAAAGAAAATATATTAGAAAAAATAATTATAGAAAAAGCTGATTTAGTGGCTTTTTCTTGTTATATATGGAATTTAGAATATGTAGAAGAGTTATCCAATTTAATTAAATTGGTAAGTCCTTCTACAGAGGTAATTTTTGGAGGGCCAGAAGTATCATATGATAGTGAAAGTTTCTTAAAAAAAGTTCCTGGGAAATATGTCATAGAAGGAGAAGGAGAAGAAACTTTTAGAGAGTTTATTCAATGTAAAATAGAAAATAAAAGTTTAGATAAGGTAAAAGGCTTATATATTAAGACTTTAGATAAAATAGTATATACTGGTAAAAGACCTAACATTTCTATGGATTCAGTAGTATTTCCATATAAAAAAGATGAGGATTTAAAAAATAAAATAGTTTATTATGAAGCCTCAAGGGGATGTCCCTTTAATTGTAAATATTGTTTATCTTCTACTTTGCATGGAGTGAGATTCCACGACATAGAAAGAGTAAAAAAAGAAATTAAATTTTTAGTAGATAAAAATGTTAAGCTTATTAAATTTGTGGACAGAACTTTTAATTGTAATCACAAGTTTGCAATGGAAATATGGAAGTATATCGCAAGTCTAGACACATATGCCACCTTTCATTTCGAAATATCAGCAGATTTACTTACAAAAGAAGAACTGGACATTTTAAGCAAAGCAAAAAATGGAAGAATTCAATTTGAAGTTGGAGTTCAAACTACAAATAATAAAGTTCTAAAAAATATAAATAGACATGTGAATTTTCAAACTATTAGGGAAAAGGTAGAAGAACTTAAAAAGTTAAAAAATATAAAACAACATCTAGACCTTATAGCAGGATTACCAGGAGAGGACTATAGCTCTTTTAAAAATTCTTTTAATGACGTATATAGCATAGAGCCAGAAGAAATACAGTTAGGATTTTTAAAACTTTTGAAGGGTTCTTCTATGAGAGCAGAGGCAGAAAAATGGGGAATGATATATTCACCTTATCCTCCTTATGAAATATTAAGTACAAAGGACATAAGCTATGAAGAATTGCTTATACTAAAAAAAGTAGAAGAGGTAGTAGATAAATATTATAACTCAGGAAAATTTAACAATATATTAAAATATTTTATGGGAGAATTTAAAAACCCATTTGATTTTTATTATAGGTTAGCTATGTTTTGTAGTGATAAGGGATATTTTGACAGAAATATATCTGGACCTCAATACTATAAAGTTTTCTTGGAATTTAACGAAGAATTTCTAAATGAAAATAGTGAGTTTTTAAAAGAAATAATAAAATATGATTATTTAAGATTTAATAAAAGACAATGGTTGCCAGAATTTTTAATTAGAGATATGGATAAAAAAATTAAAAGAAATTTAAAGGATAAAGTACTACAAAATGGAGTTCAAGTATCCGATAATATACACATAGAGAAATTTTTTGTAGATATAGAAGGTTTTATAAAGGTGAATATAAGAGAAAAAAAAGAGATGTATGTTATATTTGACGAAAAAGATAGAGAAAATATAGTTTTTTTAGGAAATTAG
- a CDS encoding ATPase: MAQDAIKEIKSAEEEANKIIDNAKLESREIIKKAEESALKEYKDIINKSSLEAKKIMDEVENKANGEAELIFDKGKKEADAILNVSNDLLDKAVNFVVERIVKFNGNS; the protein is encoded by the coding sequence TTGGCACAGGATGCAATTAAAGAAATTAAATCTGCAGAAGAAGAAGCTAATAAAATAATTGATAATGCTAAGCTTGAGAGCAGAGAAATTATTAAAAAGGCTGAAGAAAGTGCTTTGAAAGAGTATAAAGATATAATTAATAAATCCTCTTTGGAAGCAAAAAAAATTATGGATGAAGTTGAAAATAAGGCTAATGGGGAAGCAGAACTTATTTTTGACAAAGGTAAAAAGGAAGCAGATGCAATATTAAATGTTTCCAATGACTTGCTTGATAAAGCAGTTAATTTTGTGGTTGAAAGGATAGTGAAGTTTAATGGCAATAGTTAA
- a CDS encoding V-type ATP synthase subunit I: MAIVKMNKFTLLAFESHKEKLLEELQSFEGVQFINLQNDALIEEDESLKLLDKDSVGSKYSEYAANLSKLKFVLDFLKEYVTQASGLKGLLQDKKSLSYTILNEKMKSIDWKSTYNDLKTKEDRLNYLSNEKTKLAGEINNLLPWRKFDAEFKNLKNLKQTSYFIGTISKQYKGAFQSEFEDNLQNKYIEFINEDNEDLYIFALVLNEEEEKAKKIFKNYGFSSLTLAYEDSPKAVIENFNNKILEIDREIEKINTEIKTYENKIEEIQIAYEYFNNLIIRLNASENFLKSEKVIAISGWNILDTNKELENVIKKAIGNDYYLSFTEVNEEEDGEEVPIKLKNNGFVSAFESVVEMYSLPLYKEIDPTPILSIFYFLFFGMMLSDAGYGLIMVIVSSIALKKVKDTSKRNTFKLFLYAGISTVIWGAIYGGWFGDLFSNYLGIKIPYLIDPAKGITKILIMSVAFGLVHIFVGLGLKAYILIRSGQLKDAIYDVFTWYFVLVGAILMFIGVGASVGKILLTIGLIVLLLTQGRSAPTLGGKIGGGIYGVYGATSYLGDIVSYSRLLALGLATGFIANALNLIVNLIPSPFNYIISPILFIALHLFNLLVNALGSYVHTARLQYLEFFNKFYEGGGKKFTPYKLSDQYLKITK, translated from the coding sequence ATGGCAATAGTTAAAATGAATAAATTTACATTATTAGCCTTTGAATCACACAAAGAAAAGCTTTTGGAAGAACTACAAAGCTTTGAGGGAGTTCAATTCATAAATCTTCAAAATGATGCTTTAATTGAAGAAGATGAAAGCTTGAAGCTTCTTGATAAGGACTCAGTTGGTTCAAAATATTCAGAATATGCAGCAAATTTATCAAAGTTAAAATTTGTCTTAGATTTTTTAAAAGAATATGTTACTCAAGCATCAGGTTTAAAAGGGCTTTTACAGGATAAAAAATCTTTATCTTATACTATATTAAATGAAAAGATGAAAAGCATTGATTGGAAAAGTACTTACAATGATTTGAAAACTAAGGAAGATAGATTAAATTATTTAAGCAATGAAAAAACTAAACTTGCGGGAGAAATAAATAACCTTCTCCCATGGAGAAAGTTTGATGCAGAATTTAAAAATTTAAAAAATCTTAAACAAACTTCATATTTCATTGGTACTATATCTAAGCAATATAAAGGAGCCTTTCAAAGTGAATTTGAAGATAATCTTCAAAATAAATATATAGAATTTATTAATGAAGATAATGAGGACTTATATATTTTTGCTTTAGTTTTAAATGAGGAAGAAGAAAAGGCAAAAAAAATATTTAAAAACTATGGTTTTAGTTCTTTAACTTTAGCTTATGAAGATAGTCCTAAAGCAGTTATAGAAAATTTTAATAATAAAATTTTAGAAATAGATAGGGAAATTGAAAAAATAAATACTGAAATTAAAACTTATGAAAATAAGATTGAAGAAATACAAATTGCTTATGAATATTTTAACAATCTTATTATTAGGCTTAATGCATCAGAAAATTTCCTTAAATCTGAAAAAGTAATTGCTATAAGTGGTTGGAATATTTTAGATACAAATAAAGAACTTGAAAATGTAATTAAAAAAGCTATAGGAAATGATTATTACCTAAGCTTTACAGAGGTTAATGAAGAAGAAGATGGGGAAGAAGTACCTATTAAATTAAAAAACAATGGTTTTGTATCAGCTTTTGAGAGTGTAGTTGAAATGTATAGCCTTCCTTTATATAAGGAAATAGATCCAACACCGATTTTATCAATATTTTATTTCTTATTTTTCGGAATGATGTTATCTGATGCTGGATACGGATTAATAATGGTTATAGTGTCTTCTATTGCTTTAAAGAAGGTTAAAGATACATCAAAAAGAAATACTTTTAAACTTTTCTTATATGCTGGAATTTCAACTGTTATATGGGGTGCAATTTATGGTGGATGGTTTGGAGACTTATTCTCTAATTATCTAGGAATAAAGATACCTTATCTTATAGACCCAGCAAAGGGTATAACTAAGATATTGATAATGTCTGTTGCATTTGGGTTAGTTCATATATTTGTAGGACTAGGTCTTAAAGCTTATATACTTATAAGAAGTGGACAATTAAAAGATGCAATATATGACGTGTTCACATGGTATTTTGTACTTGTTGGTGCAATTTTAATGTTCATTGGTGTAGGAGCGTCTGTTGGTAAAATTCTTTTAACCATAGGATTGATAGTATTACTCCTTACACAAGGAAGATCAGCTCCAACTCTTGGAGGAAAAATAGGTGGAGGTATATATGGAGTTTATGGTGCTACAAGTTATCTTGGGGATATAGTTTCTTATTCAAGACTTTTAGCTTTAGGTCTTGCAACAGGATTTATTGCAAATGCTTTAAATCTAATAGTAAATCTTATTCCAAGTCCATTTAACTATATAATATCACCAATTTTATTTATAGCGTTACATTTATTTAATTTACTTGTTAATGCTCTTGGATCATATGTACACACCGCGAGACTTCAATACCTAGAATTTTTTAATAAATTTTATGAAGGTGGAGGAAAGAAATTTACTCCATATAAACTTTCAGATCAATATTTAAAAATAACTAAATAA
- a CDS encoding V-type ATP synthase subunit K — MTFMNFLTENGGLIFALLGAALATGLAGIGSAKGIGIVGEAASGLMTEEPEKFGKTFILVALPGTQGLYGFVITLMILLNIGILGGNAPTFAQGLAYFMAALPVALAGWKSAIAQGKAAAAGVQILAKKPNDVMKGVIYAVMVETYALLGFVASLFMVLNIK; from the coding sequence ATGACATTTATGAATTTTTTAACTGAAAATGGTGGATTAATATTTGCTCTTTTAGGAGCTGCATTAGCAACAGGATTAGCAGGAATAGGTTCAGCAAAAGGTATAGGAATAGTTGGTGAAGCTGCTTCAGGACTTATGACAGAAGAACCAGAAAAGTTTGGTAAAACATTTATATTAGTTGCTCTTCCAGGTACACAAGGACTTTATGGATTTGTTATTACCCTTATGATTTTATTAAATATCGGTATACTTGGTGGAAATGCACCTACATTTGCTCAAGGTTTAGCATATTTTATGGCAGCTCTTCCAGTAGCACTTGCAGGTTGGAAGTCAGCAATAGCACAAGGTAAAGCAGCGGCAGCTGGAGTACAAATACTTGCAAAGAAGCCTAATGATGTTATGAAAGGCGTTATATATGCAGTTATGGTCGAAACTTACGCATTACTTGGATTCGTTGCATCATTATTTATGGTTTTAAACATAAAATAG
- a CDS encoding V-type ATP synthase subunit E yields the protein MSSIDNLTGKILEEAKAKKEEIIKEAKQAEKDILDKKIAEAKIIEKNNIEKSQRESVIRRERILSNAELKVRNEKLQSKQKVIEEVLEKALEKLNQLPKEGYISYIKERILTLPIDGDEKIIINSKDKLIITEAFVNEINSELTQKGKLGKLSLSDEIRDFKAGFILEKNGIEINNSFEALISSMKDELEYEVARLLFN from the coding sequence ATGTCTAGCATAGATAATTTAACTGGAAAAATTCTTGAAGAAGCTAAGGCAAAAAAAGAAGAAATTATTAAAGAAGCTAAACAAGCTGAAAAAGATATATTAGATAAAAAGATTGCTGAAGCTAAAATTATAGAAAAAAATAATATTGAAAAATCACAAAGAGAAAGCGTAATAAGAAGAGAAAGAATATTGTCAAATGCAGAGCTTAAGGTAAGAAATGAAAAACTTCAATCAAAACAAAAGGTTATAGAAGAAGTTCTTGAAAAGGCATTAGAAAAATTAAACCAATTACCAAAAGAAGGATATATCTCTTACATCAAAGAAAGAATTTTAACTCTTCCAATAGATGGAGATGAGAAGATTATAATAAATTCAAAGGACAAGTTGATTATAACTGAAGCTTTTGTAAATGAAATAAATAGTGAGTTGACCCAAAAAGGTAAACTAGGAAAACTTTCTCTAAGCGATGAAATAAGGGACTTTAAAGCAGGTTTTATATTAGAGAAAAATGGAATTGAAATAAATAATTCTTTTGAAGCTTTAATTAGTTCTATGAAAGATGAATTGGAGTATGAAGTTGCAAGATTGCTATTTAACTAA